A genome region from Rhodopseudomonas boonkerdii includes the following:
- a CDS encoding TetR/AcrR family transcriptional regulator — protein MKKESKENSAIEAATAVFTRFGYAKTTMGDIAAEAGMSRPALYLLFPDKQAVFDRVIERMDREKLKELREALPGLEGIAAKLSHACTSWGLDGVQLAEIHPDSADLFDLRFSAVKAVYANFQALITELIQDAVARSTLRAKPEDVARTIVHSLRGLREGATGVDDMRRLIDVQVAILVAALAPDST, from the coding sequence ATGAAGAAGGAATCGAAGGAAAACAGCGCGATAGAAGCGGCGACGGCCGTTTTCACGCGTTTCGGATACGCAAAGACGACGATGGGAGACATTGCCGCCGAGGCGGGCATGTCTCGCCCCGCATTGTATCTACTGTTTCCGGACAAGCAGGCCGTTTTTGATCGCGTCATCGAACGCATGGATCGCGAGAAGCTCAAAGAGCTTCGAGAAGCGCTTCCTGGACTCGAAGGGATCGCCGCGAAGCTTTCGCACGCCTGCACATCGTGGGGACTTGATGGCGTCCAGCTTGCCGAAATACATCCAGATTCCGCAGACCTGTTCGATCTGCGGTTCAGCGCCGTCAAAGCCGTCTACGCCAACTTCCAGGCATTGATTACCGAACTCATCCAAGATGCCGTCGCCCGCTCGACTTTGCGAGCGAAGCCGGAGGATGTTGCCCGGACGATCGTTCATTCGCTAAGAGGACTGCGCGAAGGGGCAACAGGCGTCGATGACATGCGTCGCTTGATCGATGTCCAGGTCGCAATCCTCGTCGCGGCTCTCGCACCGGACTCCACGTAG
- a CDS encoding LysR family transcriptional regulator encodes MEQPLDLDTVQAFVRVADLGSFTRAADALNTTQAAISLKLKRLETRLGCRLVERTPRYMEITAKGATFLEIARELISVHDRALAVMTQPRQRLGIGISDHVAGPELPALIARMNALDPQLLIEIRIGSSGDLLQSFDRRELDTVIVRLQDGRAGGEILAEEKFGWFTSPGWHHRVGEPLSIATMAEPCGVRAIALQLLDKAGIPWREVFVGGGVGAVSAAVMAGVGVAALAPRMLPLGAIDIGAKLGLPDLPCLPILLHTRVRDGRAREAVDALSAAFKSAVRP; translated from the coding sequence ATGGAACAGCCTCTCGATCTGGACACCGTCCAAGCCTTCGTCCGTGTGGCCGACCTTGGCAGCTTCACTCGCGCTGCAGACGCGCTGAACACGACGCAGGCCGCCATAAGCCTGAAGCTTAAGAGACTCGAAACGCGGCTTGGCTGCCGTCTCGTCGAGCGTACGCCCCGATACATGGAGATCACCGCGAAAGGAGCGACGTTTTTGGAGATCGCCCGCGAACTCATTAGCGTGCATGACCGTGCGCTTGCGGTGATGACGCAACCTCGGCAGCGCCTTGGTATCGGCATCAGCGACCACGTCGCGGGACCGGAGCTCCCCGCTCTGATTGCGCGGATGAACGCCCTCGATCCGCAGCTATTGATCGAGATCCGTATCGGATCCTCCGGCGACTTACTTCAAAGTTTCGATCGGCGTGAACTCGATACGGTGATCGTCCGCCTGCAGGATGGTCGGGCCGGGGGTGAAATCCTCGCGGAGGAAAAATTCGGTTGGTTTACATCGCCTGGGTGGCACCATCGGGTGGGCGAACCTCTGTCCATCGCAACTATGGCAGAGCCCTGCGGTGTGCGTGCCATCGCTCTACAGCTTCTCGATAAGGCCGGCATACCGTGGAGGGAAGTGTTCGTCGGAGGTGGCGTCGGGGCCGTTTCGGCGGCGGTCATGGCCGGGGTTGGCGTGGCCGCGCTCGCCCCGCGTATGTTGCCGCTCGGCGCGATTGACATAGGCGCAAAGCTCGGTCTTCCCGATCTACCGTGCTTGCCAATCCTACTACATACAAGGGTCAGGGATGGTCGAGCGCGGGAAGCGGTTGACGCCCTTTCTGCGGCGTTCAAAAGCGCCGTGCGCCCCTAA
- a CDS encoding Bug family tripartite tricarboxylate transporter substrate binding protein, with protein sequence MRALLSVAVILALTSYSTRSISAAEWPTKIGKIIVPYGPGGGVDSFARPISSVLSEQLPHRIIIENRSGAGGTIGVLAAAKAAPDGNVLLAGGVHQPMAEAVYPSRGYRIDKDFIPIAITADVPNVLVVPANSRFKTVSDIVKEAKQNPGKLSYCSSGNGTSQHILGEMFKRKAGVDILHVPYRGTAAAITDLIAGVCDMMFDGMGTSAPQIEGQKLKALALTVTKRSSRFPDIPTITEAGGPELDASIWYAIWAPANTPPDLVAKIRGAVKGALTQPAVLKAWEVQGAVVPQISDEDIVGFVDRETASWTKTVTELGIKME encoded by the coding sequence TTGCGTGCGCTTTTGTCTGTTGCCGTCATCCTGGCATTGACGTCCTACTCGACGAGATCGATATCGGCGGCAGAATGGCCGACTAAGATCGGGAAGATCATCGTCCCGTACGGACCGGGAGGAGGCGTCGATAGTTTCGCCCGTCCGATCTCGTCGGTACTGAGCGAGCAACTTCCGCACAGGATTATCATCGAGAACCGCTCAGGTGCGGGGGGAACAATTGGCGTGCTCGCGGCCGCAAAGGCTGCTCCGGACGGAAACGTCCTTTTGGCTGGTGGCGTTCACCAGCCTATGGCTGAAGCCGTGTACCCATCACGTGGCTATCGCATCGACAAGGATTTCATTCCGATTGCGATTACGGCTGATGTTCCGAACGTTCTAGTGGTCCCAGCGAACTCTCGATTCAAGACCGTGTCCGATATCGTCAAGGAAGCGAAACAAAACCCCGGCAAATTGAGCTACTGCTCGTCTGGAAATGGCACTTCCCAGCATATCCTTGGCGAGATGTTCAAACGGAAGGCCGGGGTGGACATTCTTCACGTGCCATATCGCGGTACGGCCGCAGCGATCACCGACCTAATAGCTGGCGTGTGCGACATGATGTTCGACGGGATGGGGACGTCGGCACCTCAGATCGAGGGCCAGAAGCTTAAAGCCTTGGCACTGACCGTCACCAAAAGGTCGTCCCGCTTTCCAGACATTCCGACAATTACCGAGGCCGGAGGGCCGGAGCTGGATGCCTCGATCTGGTATGCGATCTGGGCACCAGCTAATACCCCGCCGGATCTCGTTGCCAAGATCCGCGGTGCAGTTAAAGGCGCACTGACACAGCCTGCCGTCCTCAAAGCATGGGAAGTGCAGGGCGCCGTCGTGCCGCAGATTTCCGACGAGGATATTGTTGGCTTCGTCGATCGTGAGACTGCAAGCTGGACGAAAACGGTGACCGAACTGGGCATTAAGATGGAATAA
- a CDS encoding aldo/keto reductase, which produces MDQSKINRRGFLSTMGAAATGLGIAGRASAQIQTTDAAPSAARSSQDVLTRTVPRTGERVTALGLGTFLTFDLKPGDRRDALRQVFERYVTAGGRVIDTSPLYGSAELSVGQFMGGYAGSDGMFLANKVWATGEYLGDESRAEESFRQSRLRTWRATINLMQCHSITNAPVVIPLMKAWKRQGLIRYVGVTHHESAAQDQLTNIVERDDVDFIQTNYSIFNRDAERRLLPAAADKGVGVLINLPLEKARLMKVVEGRPLPGFAQEFGATSWAQFFLKWVLAHPAVTSVLCGTSNPDHMSDNVQAMIGPLPDTRTRARMVAHMESIPGFSSIGTMPWYPGKENMYAGLIRDAQANAARRLQ; this is translated from the coding sequence ATGGACCAATCGAAAATCAATCGACGCGGTTTTTTGAGCACAATGGGCGCGGCGGCAACCGGTCTTGGCATAGCTGGTCGGGCTTCAGCACAGATCCAGACGACGGACGCTGCCCCGTCCGCTGCGAGATCGAGCCAAGATGTACTGACCCGCACCGTGCCACGCACGGGCGAACGGGTCACAGCCTTGGGTCTCGGCACCTTCCTTACCTTCGACCTGAAACCCGGTGATCGGCGCGACGCTCTTAGGCAGGTTTTCGAACGGTACGTCACCGCTGGCGGTCGCGTGATCGACACATCGCCGCTCTACGGCTCGGCCGAACTCAGCGTGGGCCAGTTCATGGGCGGGTATGCGGGATCCGATGGGATGTTCCTCGCCAACAAGGTCTGGGCCACCGGAGAATATTTAGGTGATGAAAGCCGCGCTGAGGAAAGCTTTCGGCAATCGCGGCTACGCACCTGGCGCGCCACGATCAATCTCATGCAATGTCACAGCATCACCAATGCGCCTGTCGTTATCCCACTCATGAAGGCCTGGAAGCGGCAAGGCCTAATTCGTTATGTCGGGGTCACCCATCATGAATCGGCAGCCCAGGATCAGTTGACGAACATCGTTGAACGCGACGATGTCGACTTTATCCAGACCAACTACTCCATCTTCAACCGCGACGCCGAGCGCCGCCTGCTTCCGGCTGCGGCCGACAAGGGAGTCGGTGTGCTCATCAATCTGCCGCTCGAAAAGGCACGGCTGATGAAGGTGGTCGAGGGACGGCCGCTACCGGGTTTTGCGCAGGAGTTCGGCGCAACCAGTTGGGCGCAGTTTTTCCTGAAATGGGTCCTGGCGCACCCGGCCGTAACCAGCGTACTTTGTGGCACATCCAATCCCGACCACATGAGCGATAATGTCCAGGCGATGATCGGCCCGCTTCCCGATACGCGCACGCGCGCTCGTATGGTCGCGCACATGGAGTCAATTCCCGGCTTCAGCTCGATCGGCACGATGCCTTGGTACCCCGGGAAGGAGAATATGTATGCCGGTCTGATCCGCGACGCGCAGGCCAACGCCGCACGACGATTGCAGTGA
- a CDS encoding SDR family oxidoreductase — protein MNNAVETAGTTGRVVITGTGGLGFETALALSKIGWKVIIAGRSAGKGAAAVKEIKAQIPQASLVFEQVDLADLASIAAFGRRLNAVYDRIDMLINNAGVMTPPRREVTVDGFELQFGTNYLGHFALTSHVLPLLRRGTAPRVISVSSIANRGARINFDDLQSERSYKAFEAYGQSKLAQLMFAFELQRRSQENGWGVASLAVHPGLARTELIPNGSGKLSTSFLLRQLLWFVFQSPAQGAYPTLFAATSSGAKPGGYYGPDRWSEIRGNPAPARIPERAQNRGDAAQLWDLSQVLAGVSFGEPHAEHSPARQTASA, from the coding sequence GTGAACAATGCAGTTGAAACAGCAGGCACGACGGGCCGTGTCGTCATTACTGGGACCGGAGGATTAGGCTTCGAGACAGCGCTGGCGCTGTCAAAGATCGGCTGGAAGGTCATCATTGCCGGACGGAGCGCCGGCAAGGGAGCCGCAGCCGTCAAGGAAATCAAAGCACAGATTCCGCAAGCATCCCTTGTTTTCGAACAAGTCGATCTCGCGGATTTAGCCTCCATCGCAGCGTTCGGTCGTCGTTTGAACGCGGTTTACGACCGCATCGATATGTTGATCAACAATGCAGGGGTCATGACCCCGCCAAGGCGAGAAGTCACAGTTGACGGTTTCGAGTTGCAATTCGGGACTAACTACCTCGGACATTTTGCCCTGACGTCGCACGTGCTCCCGCTATTGCGCAGAGGCACCGCACCAAGAGTGATCAGCGTATCAAGCATCGCCAACCGTGGTGCGCGGATCAATTTCGATGATCTACAGAGCGAGCGCTCGTACAAAGCCTTCGAGGCTTATGGCCAGTCGAAGCTCGCACAGTTGATGTTCGCATTCGAGCTACAGCGGCGCAGCCAAGAGAACGGATGGGGTGTCGCAAGCCTAGCAGTGCACCCGGGCTTGGCGCGCACGGAGCTCATTCCGAACGGCTCCGGAAAACTAAGCACCTCGTTCCTGCTGCGTCAGTTGCTGTGGTTCGTTTTTCAATCCCCGGCTCAAGGCGCATATCCAACCCTGTTTGCAGCCACGTCCTCCGGGGCGAAACCGGGAGGTTACTACGGGCCAGACCGGTGGAGCGAGATCCGCGGCAACCCGGCGCCTGCGCGAATTCCGGAGCGTGCGCAAAATCGCGGGGATGCCGCTCAGCTTTGGGATTTGTCGCAGGTTTTAGCAGGAGTTTCCTTCGGAGAGCCGCATGCCGAGCATTCACCGGCTCGACAAACGGCATCGGCCTGA
- a CDS encoding winged helix-turn-helix transcriptional regulator has product MEAIGDRWGLMIMRDLLLGLSRYNDLQTSSGATNATLSDRLKRLEETGLVERRLYQTRPDRYEYLPSKRGQDIVLLIQAMIQIGDRWRLQEKRKIPLRFVDGDSGFTLALVAVDAAKKVAKDQPTLAIEVGPGADDLMRWRVTQGREQRIARAAAAGRRRQQLRAP; this is encoded by the coding sequence ATGGAGGCCATCGGCGATCGTTGGGGGCTGATGATCATGCGCGACCTTTTGCTTGGTCTTTCCCGCTACAACGATCTGCAAACATCGAGCGGCGCGACCAACGCGACCTTGTCCGATCGTCTGAAGAGACTTGAAGAGACGGGGCTCGTCGAGCGTCGCCTCTATCAGACCCGTCCCGATCGATACGAATACCTGCCGAGCAAACGTGGGCAGGATATCGTCCTTCTGATTCAAGCGATGATCCAGATCGGCGATAGGTGGCGCCTGCAGGAAAAGCGCAAGATCCCGCTGCGATTTGTCGATGGGGATTCGGGTTTCACCCTGGCGCTGGTGGCGGTCGATGCGGCCAAAAAGGTCGCGAAGGATCAGCCGACATTGGCCATCGAAGTCGGTCCTGGCGCGGATGACCTTATGCGGTGGCGTGTCACGCAAGGACGGGAGCAACGCATCGCGCGCGCCGCGGCTGCGGGGCGTCGACGCCAGCAATTACGAGCGCCATAA
- a CDS encoding LysR family transcriptional regulator, whose amino-acid sequence MNPVRLDSFDVFVSIVRCGGFRAAALERGVSSSALSQTINALEEALGIRLLNRTTRSVSPTEAGQRLLQRLAPALSDIRLAIAEVDELRDSPSGTLRINAPGPAIDHILCPLVFHFMDAYPDVKIEIISDAAVIDIVEQGFDAGVRFGNQLAQDMIALPLGPALRYSIVASPEYIKSWGEPQTPHELGGHDCIKRRFPGGALVTWRFTEGNEDIEVTPMGRLTVSSAHNELQAALAGRGIAHIFDDYAKPYVQSGRLVELLCNWSPILPHWFLYYPNRRLPSAAMRAFLDFMQSYNWKATN is encoded by the coding sequence ATGAACCCGGTTCGGCTCGACAGCTTCGATGTGTTCGTCTCAATCGTCCGCTGCGGTGGCTTCCGGGCGGCGGCGCTTGAGCGCGGGGTGTCTTCATCGGCGTTGAGCCAGACGATAAACGCCTTGGAAGAAGCACTCGGCATCCGGCTCCTCAATCGCACGACGAGGAGCGTTTCGCCTACGGAAGCAGGGCAACGCCTGCTTCAACGCTTGGCCCCTGCGTTGAGCGACATCAGGCTTGCCATCGCAGAAGTCGATGAATTGCGGGACAGCCCATCCGGAACCCTAAGAATTAACGCACCGGGGCCTGCTATCGATCATATCCTGTGCCCGCTGGTGTTCCACTTCATGGACGCTTACCCCGACGTCAAAATCGAGATCATCAGCGATGCGGCGGTGATCGATATTGTCGAACAAGGCTTCGATGCCGGTGTCAGATTCGGCAACCAACTTGCGCAGGACATGATTGCACTCCCGCTTGGCCCCGCGCTTAGGTACTCGATTGTCGCCTCACCCGAATACATCAAGAGTTGGGGCGAGCCACAAACGCCGCACGAACTCGGTGGTCACGATTGCATTAAAAGACGTTTTCCTGGCGGAGCGCTGGTTACTTGGCGATTCACCGAGGGGAACGAGGATATCGAAGTCACTCCGATGGGCCGCTTGACGGTCAGTTCTGCGCACAATGAATTGCAAGCCGCACTGGCGGGTAGAGGGATAGCTCACATCTTCGATGACTACGCGAAACCGTATGTCCAAAGCGGCCGCTTGGTAGAGCTTCTCTGCAACTGGAGCCCCATCTTGCCTCACTGGTTTCTCTACTATCCCAACCGCCGTCTTCCCAGCGCCGCCATGCGCGCCTTTCTTGACTTCATGCAGAGCTATAACTGGAAGGCGACGAACTGA
- a CDS encoding phosphonopyruvate decarboxylase produces MAAHDNPDQKTRPWQRDAYATFKATRVSHVIYVPDGGHQGLISLCANDPDISTTVLTSEQEGVGLSAGLWLGGIKSVLLMQSSGVGNCLNLFSLPEGCRLPLVLLVTMRGEFAEFVPTQIPMGKRTPAALELMGFDTFRLDDESATSDIVSGAIDHAFFSKRSVAVLISQRMIGRKNWGIK; encoded by the coding sequence ATGGCAGCGCATGACAATCCCGATCAAAAGACCCGACCATGGCAACGCGATGCGTACGCCACGTTCAAAGCGACGAGGGTTAGTCACGTCATCTACGTTCCGGACGGCGGCCACCAAGGGTTGATCTCGCTCTGCGCAAACGACCCAGACATCTCGACAACCGTCTTGACCAGTGAACAAGAGGGCGTCGGTCTTTCGGCTGGTCTCTGGCTGGGCGGCATCAAAAGTGTGCTTCTCATGCAGTCGAGTGGCGTCGGAAATTGTCTCAATCTCTTTTCGCTCCCCGAGGGCTGTCGTCTTCCCCTGGTGCTTCTGGTCACCATGCGCGGGGAATTCGCAGAGTTCGTTCCGACACAAATTCCTATGGGGAAGCGAACGCCAGCTGCGTTGGAGTTGATGGGATTTGACACCTTTCGTCTCGACGACGAGAGCGCAACTTCGGACATCGTTTCAGGCGCAATCGACCACGCGTTTTTCTCAAAACGTTCAGTTGCGGTGCTGATCTCGCAGAGAATGATCGGACGTAAGAATTGGGGTATCAAATGA
- a CDS encoding MBL fold metallo-hydrolase, translating into MNALTLNRRTIMLSAAAGASSLVVPPIGGSGRAKAQAASSLGGNSGYYHFRVGDIRATVLSDGVISGPPRVYASDAPEAELRAVLRHAFLPTDHMNLNLNTLLIETGGRRILIEAGAGKTMGPNGGRIFENLAAIGLSAADIDAIVISHTHPDHVGNLRTADGGKAFPRATVFVPKADWDFFVRTDPDLSYMPVPQDFRARFAAAIQNSLEPAKKELALYEAGAEIIPGLTTIVASGHTPGMATFLVHSGNDQLLLTADLAYHPVVNVDRPWIPGPDRDKETALASRRRIFDRAATDRIPVLGFHFPFPGLGRLLKTDGAYAWVPANWQF; encoded by the coding sequence ATGAACGCCTTAACCCTGAACCGACGCACCATTATGCTGTCTGCCGCCGCGGGTGCATCGAGCTTAGTTGTCCCGCCCATCGGCGGTTCCGGTCGCGCGAAGGCACAAGCCGCTTCCTCGCTCGGCGGGAATTCTGGCTACTACCACTTCCGAGTTGGCGACATCCGGGCGACCGTCTTGAGCGACGGCGTCATCAGCGGCCCCCCGCGGGTCTATGCGAGCGACGCGCCCGAGGCGGAGCTTCGAGCGGTGCTGCGGCACGCATTTCTTCCCACCGACCACATGAATCTCAACCTCAACACACTGCTGATCGAAACCGGCGGGCGGCGGATCCTGATCGAGGCCGGCGCAGGCAAGACGATGGGGCCGAATGGCGGTCGCATCTTTGAAAACCTGGCGGCGATCGGACTCAGTGCGGCGGATATTGACGCGATCGTCATCTCGCATACCCATCCCGACCATGTGGGTAATCTGCGAACGGCCGACGGCGGCAAGGCCTTTCCACGCGCCACCGTGTTCGTGCCGAAAGCGGATTGGGACTTCTTCGTGCGCACCGATCCAGACCTTTCCTACATGCCCGTGCCACAGGATTTCCGCGCGCGTTTCGCGGCAGCCATCCAGAATAGCCTCGAGCCGGCCAAAAAAGAGCTCGCGCTCTATGAGGCCGGCGCCGAGATTATCCCGGGCCTCACGACGATTGTCGCGTCCGGGCACACGCCGGGGATGGCGACGTTTCTCGTTCATTCCGGCAACGACCAGCTGCTGCTGACGGCAGACCTTGCCTATCACCCGGTCGTCAACGTGGACAGGCCTTGGATCCCGGGCCCAGATCGCGACAAGGAGACGGCCCTAGCCTCCCGTCGGCGCATCTTCGACAGGGCAGCGACCGACCGTATACCCGTGCTTGGCTTCCACTTCCCGTTCCCTGGGCTCGGTCGGCTGCTCAAGACGGACGGCGCATACGCTTGGGTGCCCGCCAATTGGCAATTCTGA
- a CDS encoding NmrA family NAD(P)-binding protein, whose protein sequence is MSQLSRIFVIGATGAQGIPVVRGLVGDGRYSVLALTRDSSSARAKSLATMGDVNFLEGTFADEAILRQGMQACDGVFMNLDGFNAGEKTEMYWAIRAYEIALEERIKFFVYGNLDYTLKKAGYNSAFRTGHYDGKGRIGEWILSQSRSGSSDMGAALFTSGPYIEMAFSGGTPMTPRMEDGVLTWRVPLGDGAVVHVALEDCAYYVRWLFDNPERSNGMDLEVAIEHVRYADLAAAFERVTGCPARYVDTDITAYFAPMQAIAAQPAGYNADPTDKSTMSFQENFTGFWNQWKHNIITRDYALLDRIHPNRIRSAEDWMRREERRAKESGSETLWERVQPGTITQRRILKLSEDQRRGAL, encoded by the coding sequence ATGTCTCAGTTATCTCGAATTTTCGTGATCGGGGCCACCGGTGCCCAAGGTATTCCCGTCGTGCGGGGTCTAGTCGGCGATGGCCGCTATTCAGTTCTCGCGCTGACGCGCGATTCTTCCTCCGCACGCGCCAAGTCGTTGGCAACCATGGGGGACGTAAATTTCTTGGAAGGCACTTTCGCGGATGAAGCGATCCTACGGCAGGGTATGCAGGCCTGCGACGGCGTATTCATGAACCTCGACGGCTTCAATGCTGGCGAGAAAACCGAAATGTATTGGGCTATCCGAGCCTATGAGATCGCCTTAGAAGAGCGGATCAAGTTTTTCGTCTACGGCAATCTCGACTACACACTAAAAAAAGCTGGTTACAACTCTGCGTTCCGCACCGGGCACTACGACGGCAAGGGCAGGATTGGCGAATGGATTTTGAGCCAAAGCCGATCTGGCAGCAGCGACATGGGCGCCGCCCTGTTCACCAGCGGGCCCTACATTGAAATGGCTTTTTCGGGCGGAACGCCAATGACGCCGCGGATGGAGGATGGCGTCTTGACTTGGCGCGTACCTCTGGGCGACGGAGCGGTGGTTCATGTCGCACTTGAGGATTGTGCCTATTATGTTCGATGGCTGTTCGACAATCCGGAGCGCTCTAACGGCATGGATCTTGAAGTTGCCATCGAGCATGTCCGCTATGCCGATCTGGCCGCTGCGTTCGAACGGGTTACGGGTTGCCCTGCACGCTATGTTGACACCGACATAACCGCTTATTTCGCGCCGATGCAGGCCATCGCCGCGCAGCCGGCCGGCTACAATGCCGACCCCACCGACAAGAGCACGATGAGTTTCCAAGAAAACTTCACCGGCTTCTGGAATCAGTGGAAACACAACATCATTACCCGCGACTACGCATTGCTGGATCGGATTCACCCCAATCGGATCAGGTCTGCCGAGGACTGGATGAGGCGCGAGGAGCGACGCGCCAAGGAATCGGGATCCGAAACGCTCTGGGAGCGGGTGCAACCGGGCACGATTACCCAACGGCGCATTTTGAAGCTGAGCGAGGATCAACGACGCGGCGCGCTTTGA
- a CDS encoding TetR/AcrR family transcriptional regulator, translating to MAIDNPETNEGLRERKRRETLARIAETGLRLFMTDGYENTTLEAIAEAAGISRRTFFYYFKSKEDIILVWQSNFTSLMRAAVIAEPSDETPVNTVKNALLKLASNYHSDQSIVLDRVIRSSPALMSASHAKYIAQEQAIFEALCEKWPQVKHRKSLRVAAMVTVGALRLAVDAWSNDNGKRPPSAYLRETFSTLEGTFQSE from the coding sequence TTGGCGATCGATAATCCGGAGACGAACGAGGGTCTGCGAGAACGCAAACGTCGTGAGACGTTGGCGCGGATCGCCGAGACCGGACTTCGGCTGTTCATGACCGACGGATATGAGAACACGACTTTGGAGGCCATTGCCGAAGCAGCTGGAATTTCCCGAAGGACGTTTTTCTATTACTTCAAATCCAAAGAAGACATCATTCTGGTTTGGCAGAGCAATTTCACGAGCCTGATGCGCGCCGCTGTAATCGCCGAACCTTCGGACGAAACGCCGGTCAACACGGTGAAGAATGCTCTTTTAAAACTAGCCAGTAACTATCATTCAGATCAAAGCATCGTGCTGGACCGGGTCATTCGATCGAGCCCTGCGCTCATGTCGGCGAGCCACGCGAAGTACATTGCCCAGGAGCAAGCAATCTTCGAAGCGCTTTGCGAGAAGTGGCCTCAGGTGAAGCATCGAAAGTCCTTGCGTGTTGCTGCAATGGTCACTGTGGGCGCGCTGCGGCTCGCAGTCGACGCTTGGAGCAACGACAACGGAAAACGTCCACCCTCGGCCTACCTCCGCGAGACGTTTTCGACCCTTGAGGGGACATTCCAGTCTGAGTAA
- a CDS encoding MFS transporter has translation MQDAVSTSPLRSIMANRTVLLAVSLFLNVAGFTIILPVIPFLVGQYVRHDLIGLYVGLIVAVFALCSFFAAPVLGFLSDRYGRRPILLVSLLGSAAGYLIFGYGGALWVLFLGRIIDGFTAGSISTVYAYVADVHEPADRGRIFGMLRAVAALGFMFGSVLGGALGAVAPTAPLFTAAAVTLANAAWVPVLPVC, from the coding sequence GTGCAAGATGCCGTCTCAACTTCGCCGCTGCGGTCCATCATGGCGAACCGCACCGTTCTACTCGCCGTCTCGCTGTTTCTCAACGTAGCGGGCTTCACCATCATCCTGCCGGTGATCCCGTTTCTGGTCGGGCAATATGTGCGCCACGACCTCATCGGACTTTATGTCGGACTCATCGTCGCCGTATTCGCACTCTGCTCATTCTTCGCAGCACCGGTGCTTGGGTTTCTCAGCGACCGGTATGGGCGGCGTCCGATCCTCCTCGTGTCACTGTTGGGTTCAGCCGCAGGCTATCTGATCTTCGGATATGGCGGCGCGCTGTGGGTGCTATTCCTCGGCCGCATCATCGACGGCTTCACCGCTGGAAGCATCAGTACGGTTTATGCGTACGTGGCCGACGTCCATGAACCGGCTGATCGCGGCCGCATCTTCGGTATGCTCCGCGCGGTAGCGGCCCTGGGCTTTATGTTTGGATCCGTATTGGGGGGCGCGCTCGGCGCCGTTGCGCCGACGGCACCTCTGTTTACTGCAGCCGCCGTCACGCTGGCGAACGCCGCGTGGGTCCCCGTGCTCCCAGTATGCTAG
- a CDS encoding MHYT domain-containing protein codes for MWALDVPRHLRWSLDLVFVSIVLGMAFCCAALSVASRFQDGPGSCVAALLLTVAIVTRHFTAMGAVEVIPDPAGRPLRCRFLLLLWRS; via the coding sequence ATGTGGGCCCTTGATGTTCCGAGACACTTACGTTGGTCGCTCGACCTCGTTTTTGTCTCGATCGTTCTCGGGATGGCATTCTGCTGTGCAGCGCTCAGCGTTGCATCCCGCTTTCAGGACGGCCCTGGATCTTGCGTCGCAGCACTGTTACTCACGGTGGCCATCGTCACCCGTCATTTCACCGCAATGGGCGCAGTGGAAGTCATCCCAGATCCAGCAGGGCGCCCATTGCGTTGTCGCTTTCTCCTGCTGTTATGGCGCTCGTAA
- a CDS encoding tautomerase family protein, whose translation MPLTHISLRSGKPEAYRQAICDSFHQAMNETFNVPEDNDFAIITEHESANFRYDASFLGIARTDDLVFIKITANNTRTIEQKKALFKRIAELLSENPGLRPEDVFISLVEVEKENWSLGNGIAQYA comes from the coding sequence ATGCCTCTAACACATATCTCGCTCCGCTCGGGCAAGCCGGAAGCCTATCGGCAAGCCATCTGCGACAGTTTTCATCAAGCGATGAACGAAACCTTCAACGTGCCGGAGGACAACGACTTCGCCATCATTACGGAGCATGAGTCGGCGAACTTCCGTTACGACGCGTCTTTCCTCGGTATTGCACGCACCGACGATCTGGTCTTCATCAAAATCACCGCAAACAATACGCGCACCATCGAGCAGAAGAAAGCGCTGTTCAAACGCATCGCGGAATTGCTTAGCGAAAACCCTGGTCTGCGGCCCGAGGATGTCTTTATCTCGCTCGTCGAGGTCGAGAAGGAGAATTGGTCGCTCGGCAACGGCATCGCGCAATACGCATGA